TCAGGCATTGACCACTTAAGGCCGACGACATTGGGCAAATTGGCCAACCGTTCCACCATCTTGGCAGACACGCCATAGCTCGTCCAAAATGTATTGTAAATGATGATGCCGATGTCGGCGGCATCGGCAGCGGCCCGAATGTGCTCATAAAAATCTTCTTCGGTGTGGCCAAAGTAAAACGGCGGCGACACTTGAATATATTGAGCGCCGATGCGCTCGGCGGCCTGAGCCAGGCGTACAAGTTCAAGCGTGCTGGTGGTCTGTGCGCCCATCGCCACCGGGACACGGTCGGCCGCCTCCAGCACCACCGCCTCGGCCACCTGCACCCGCTCATCAAATGTCATCGTCGAAAAATCGCCGGCGGCTCCGCCTGCTAACACGACGCCCACGCCGGTGGTGATGCCACCTTCTATCAAGAATCGGGTGTGCCGCCGAATGGCGTCCAGGTTTACCGACAAGTCTCCATCATGAAACATGGTCGGGATGGTCACATAGCAACCACATAAGCGGCTTTGGGCGGAGTAGCGATCCATAAGTATCCTTCCCAGT
The Chloroflexota bacterium genome window above contains:
- a CDS encoding dihydrodipicolinate synthase family protein — encoded protein: MDRYSAQSRLCGCYVTIPTMFHDGDLSVNLDAIRRHTRFLIEGGITTGVGVVLAGGAAGDFSTMTFDERVQVAEAVVLEAADRVPVAMGAQTTSTLELVRLAQAAERIGAQYIQVSPPFYFGHTEEDFYEHIRAAADAADIGIIIYNTFWTSYGVSAKMVERLANLPNVVGLKWSMPDRGHMEFEQVVSRFSSQFSIIDNQMRFVTSHMLGACGFEVHVCNYWPQWGVKLWRLLESHQYSEAQQELIRVAMPFLALWSEMEQYTSGDGYLDKLCMELVGLGSSRCRPPTRDVRNKFREQARQMLLQCGVPEVVG